The genomic segment GGGTAAACGCCAGCGAAGCCGAGTTGACGCAGAACCGCAGCCCCGTCGGCCGCGGGCCGTCGTCGAAGACGTGGCCCAGGTGTCCGCCACATCGCCCGCAGCGGATCTCTGTCCGGATCATGCCGTGACTCTTGTCCGCGACGAACGCCACGTGGTCGGGATCGAACGGGGCGAAGAAACTCGGCCAGCCGGTGCCGGACTCGAACTTGGTCGACGAGCGAAAGACGGGCAGGCCGCACAGCCGGCAGGTGAAGACGCCGCTCTCTTTGTTGTTCAACAGCCCGCCACAGAAAGGCGGCTCAGTCCCTTGATGCAGCAGAACTCGTCGCTCTTCCGGAGTCAGCTTGGCGGACAGCGCGTCACGTTCGGCTTCGGTGGGTGGAGTTAAGTCGTACCCGGCGGCCGAGGTCCGGCCCGCGGGTCGGTCTTTGGTGTCGACTGAATGTGTCATGACGGTCCTCCCGGTCGGTGTTACCCTCACCCGTATCATACGGCGGTCACACAAACACCGGGTTGCGGAAACGCGGACGTGGTGGCGATTGAGACGTGAGGTGACTGAGAGCAGGAGGCAGAACCTTCCAGCGCGGCCCGACCGCAAATCAGTCGGGCCGCCCCGAACCGATTTAGCCGACCCACGAAGAGTCAGTGATCGCGTAGCCGACCAGGTCTTCGGGCTTGAACCAGAGGGCGATTTCGGTCGCCGCGTTCTCGGGGCTGTCGCTGCCGTGGACGAGGTTGTTCTGGACGCTCAGGGCGAGGTCGCCGCGGACCGTTCCCGGGCCGGCCTTCACCCCGTCGGTCACGCCCATCAGGTTGCGGCACGCGGCCACCGCTTCCCGGCCCTCCCACACCATCGCCACCGTCGGGCCGCTCGTCAGGAACGTGAGTAGGGATTCGTAGAAGGGCTTGCCCTTGTGGACCGCGTAGTGCTTTTCGGCCAGCTCGCGCGGGGCCTGGACGAGCTTCAACCCGGCGAGACGGAGCCCTTTCTGCTCGAACCGGCGGGTGATCTCCCCGACCAGGCGGCGCTGGACCGCGTCGGGCTTGAGCAGGATGAGGGTCTTTTGCATGGGGAGTCGCGCTCTTCGGTGTGCGAGAGAAACAGGCGGATGAAAATATGGTGTGAACGAGGGCACGAATCGTCCACCCGGTTTGCGGGCGCGGCGCGACGATTTCTCCGACCCACCCTCCGCCTCCTTCTCACACTCACCGGACGGGTTTGCCCCCGCAGGCCGCGTTCAGCAGCTTGATGTACTCCCGCATCCACGCCGGGTTGTCGTGCCACGTTCGCGCGGTGACGAGCCCCCCGCACACTACCACCTCGGCATCGACGTACTGACCGCCGACCGTTTCGATGTCCAGTTTGCACTTCGCGACTGTCGTCGCCCGAACCCCGTTGAGTACCCCCGCCGCGGCGACGATCTCGATCCCGTGGCACACGGACGCGACCGGCTTACCGGCCGCGAACATCGCCCGCGTGACCCGCAGCAAGTCCGCGTCGTACCGCAGGTACTCCGGGGCCCGGCCGCCGGAGATGACCATGCCGGCGTAGTCGTCCGGATTCACACTGGCGAAGGCGACATCCGCCGCGAGCGTGTAGCCGGGCGTCTCGACCGTGATGTCCCAGTCGGCCGGCCGCTCGTGCAGCACGAGGTGGTAGACCCGCGCCGCCGGCCCGGCGACGTGAACCGTGTACCCCTCCTCGCGGAGTCGGTGGAGTGGGTAGAAGGTGTCGAGGACTTCGGCCGCGTCGCCGATCACGAGTAAAACTTGCGGCATCAGCGTCTCGGTCGGGGAGAGGGTAGAGGTTGATAACGGGCACTCACTCCTTCGTGAGCGCTTCGTCCAGATTCAGGATGATCGTGCAGAGAGCGG from the Fimbriiglobus ruber genome contains:
- the msrB gene encoding peptide-methionine (R)-S-oxide reductase MsrB; the protein is MTHSVDTKDRPAGRTSAAGYDLTPPTEAERDALSAKLTPEERRVLLHQGTEPPFCGGLLNNKESGVFTCRLCGLPVFRSSTKFESGTGWPSFFAPFDPDHVAFVADKSHGMIRTEIRCGRCGGHLGHVFDDGPRPTGLRFCVNSASLAFTPSVTEAKT
- the ndk gene encoding nucleoside-diphosphate kinase is translated as MQKTLILLKPDAVQRRLVGEITRRFEQKGLRLAGLKLVQAPRELAEKHYAVHKGKPFYESLLTFLTSGPTVAMVWEGREAVAACRNLMGVTDGVKAGPGTVRGDLALSVQNNLVHGSDSPENAATEIALWFKPEDLVGYAITDSSWVG
- a CDS encoding DJ-1/PfpI family protein, with the translated sequence MPQVLLVIGDAAEVLDTFYPLHRLREEGYTVHVAGPAARVYHLVLHERPADWDITVETPGYTLAADVAFASVNPDDYAGMVISGGRAPEYLRYDADLLRVTRAMFAAGKPVASVCHGIEIVAAAGVLNGVRATTVAKCKLDIETVGGQYVDAEVVVCGGLVTARTWHDNPAWMREYIKLLNAACGGKPVR